A stretch of Novosphingobium aureum DNA encodes these proteins:
- a CDS encoding TauD/TfdA dioxygenase family protein, producing MASIVAGKFSITHVKPQIGSIVESDKQTLLSGVHGAELRDLLEERGVLVFPRIDFDDEEQIAFSKTIGEFVPEMHGKVFAISMDKKVNPQADYVKGAFYWHIDGTMQDVPLFASLMSAKVLSKTGGNTEFCNTYAAYDALPAEEKEALEGLRVIHSFYNSQLYVDPEPDIAKMEEWMALGTNELPLVWTHKSGRKSLVLGSTAQYVVGMEPMESTRLLVRLRSWATQERFSYSHQWSVGDAVIWDNTGTMHRAMVYPLDSDRRMHRTKLAGEEAFA from the coding sequence GTGGCAAGCATCGTTGCTGGGAAATTCTCGATTACCCACGTCAAACCGCAAATCGGCAGCATCGTCGAGAGCGACAAGCAAACCTTGCTGTCGGGCGTCCACGGCGCCGAATTGCGCGATTTGCTCGAAGAGCGCGGCGTCCTCGTGTTCCCCAGGATCGATTTCGACGACGAGGAGCAGATCGCTTTTTCCAAGACGATCGGTGAGTTCGTGCCGGAGATGCATGGCAAGGTCTTCGCCATCTCGATGGACAAGAAGGTCAATCCGCAGGCCGACTATGTGAAGGGTGCGTTCTATTGGCATATCGACGGCACGATGCAGGACGTGCCGCTCTTCGCTTCTTTGATGAGCGCGAAGGTCTTGTCCAAGACGGGCGGTAACACCGAATTCTGCAACACCTATGCCGCATACGACGCGTTGCCCGCGGAGGAGAAGGAAGCGCTGGAGGGGCTGCGGGTCATCCATTCGTTCTACAATTCGCAACTCTATGTCGATCCCGAACCCGACATCGCGAAGATGGAGGAGTGGATGGCGCTTGGCACGAACGAATTGCCTCTCGTCTGGACCCACAAGTCGGGCCGCAAGTCGCTCGTGCTGGGTTCGACGGCGCAATATGTCGTGGGCATGGAGCCGATGGAGAGCACGCGGCTGCTCGTTCGCCTGCGCAGCTGGGCGACGCAGGAGCGCTTCTCGTACAGCCACCAATGGTCGGTTGGCGATGCGGTCATTTGGGACAATACCGGGACCATGCACCGAGCGATGGTTTATCCGTTGGATAGCGATCGGCGGATGCACCGGACAAAGCTGGCTGGAGAGGAAGCGTTCGCCTGA
- a CDS encoding SMP-30/gluconolactonase/LRE family protein, with protein MEFEKLASGLYLEGLAIEDGTAWFSDVIAGGFWERAPDGSTRRFCPDRRWIGGLSIASDGSVISTGQGGILRSCPTTGKSDWLICETDGAALDGVNEIAPDGRGGFYFGTCDLSAIAEARRPGPVAIYHVCAQGNVRKVSADLGFTNGMALSPDGTRFYCNESFDGTYVHDVEADGRLSNRRVFLAKRDCDGMAIDREGNVWITGFASGHIERISPDGTRLSPFETPFEAITQCRFGGLGMNELYLVTVPLDAGPNLAAGKLASQSKSYLVRCRPGVTGYPMPRICVDNPRLKRAGGR; from the coding sequence TTGGAATTCGAAAAGCTTGCTTCGGGATTGTATCTTGAAGGTCTGGCGATCGAGGATGGCACGGCTTGGTTCAGCGACGTTATCGCCGGTGGATTTTGGGAACGGGCCCCGGACGGATCGACAAGGCGCTTCTGCCCCGACCGGCGATGGATCGGCGGCCTGAGTATCGCATCCGATGGCAGCGTGATCTCGACCGGGCAGGGTGGGATTTTGCGCAGCTGTCCGACGACGGGAAAGAGCGACTGGCTGATCTGCGAGACGGACGGAGCCGCGCTCGACGGCGTTAACGAGATCGCGCCCGATGGCCGGGGTGGCTTCTACTTCGGGACATGCGATCTGAGCGCCATCGCCGAAGCGCGACGGCCCGGCCCGGTCGCGATCTACCACGTTTGCGCCCAGGGAAATGTCCGAAAGGTAAGCGCTGATCTGGGCTTTACCAACGGCATGGCGCTCTCGCCGGATGGTACGCGCTTCTATTGCAATGAAAGCTTTGACGGAACCTATGTGCATGATGTGGAGGCCGACGGCCGGCTCTCCAACCGCCGCGTGTTTCTGGCGAAGCGAGACTGCGATGGAATGGCCATCGATCGTGAGGGCAATGTCTGGATCACCGGTTTTGCCTCGGGTCATATTGAGCGTATCTCGCCCGATGGCACTCGGCTCTCGCCGTTCGAAACTCCATTCGAGGCAATCACGCAGTGCCGGTTCGGCGGGCTGGGGATGAACGAGCTCTATCTTGTAACGGTCCCGCTCGATGCAGGGCCAAATCTGGCGGCCGGCAAGCTTGCATCGCAAAGCAAGTCCTATCTCGTGCGATGCCGCCCCGGCGTAACGGGGTATCCCATGCCGCGCATTTGCGTGGACAATCCCCGATTGAAAAGGGCAGGCGGACGATGA
- a CDS encoding SDR family NAD(P)-dependent oxidoreductase, producing MSTIALVTGASRGAGRGIACALGSHGATVYVTGRSETSQDHPLPGTIHETAQAVTEAGGKGIAVRCDHGDDRQVEALFQRIEAESGRLDICVNNAAAIYDELTTPGNFWEKPLKLADIIDVGIRSSYVASWHAARMMVPRGRGVIAFTSASGAAHYVYGPGYGTHKAGVDKMAFDMGVDLAGTGVIALSVWMGGLLTDRMKAMIAAESEKYGYLNDRLETPEFTGHVLWAIAQDPGNAKYLGHTIIGAEVAREYGILDAGGRQPPSYRESDNVWPLQQFERVIR from the coding sequence ATGAGCACGATCGCACTTGTAACCGGCGCCAGTCGCGGTGCGGGGCGCGGGATCGCGTGCGCACTCGGTAGCCATGGCGCGACCGTCTATGTCACGGGCCGGAGCGAAACATCCCAGGACCACCCCTTGCCCGGTACCATCCACGAAACCGCACAGGCCGTCACCGAGGCGGGCGGAAAAGGGATCGCGGTGCGCTGCGACCATGGCGACGACCGCCAGGTCGAAGCCCTCTTCCAGAGGATCGAGGCCGAAAGCGGCCGCCTTGATATTTGCGTCAACAATGCTGCAGCCATCTATGACGAGCTGACGACACCCGGAAATTTCTGGGAAAAGCCGCTGAAGCTGGCGGACATCATCGATGTGGGCATCCGCAGTTCTTATGTCGCAAGCTGGCACGCGGCGCGGATGATGGTGCCACGTGGTCGCGGGGTGATTGCCTTCACGTCGGCATCGGGCGCGGCACACTATGTCTACGGCCCCGGCTATGGCACGCACAAGGCCGGTGTCGACAAGATGGCCTTTGACATGGGCGTGGATCTCGCCGGAACGGGCGTGATCGCCTTGTCGGTCTGGATGGGGGGGCTGCTGACCGACCGGATGAAGGCCATGATCGCGGCCGAATCGGAAAAATACGGCTATCTGAACGATCGCCTCGAAACGCCCGAATTCACCGGACATGTCCTATGGGCCATCGCGCAGGACCCCGGCAACGCCAAATATCTCGGGCACACGATCATCGGCGCGGAAGTGGCCCGTGAGTACGGCATTCTCGATGCAGGTGGTCGCCAGCCACCTTCCTATCGCGAATCCGACAATGTCTGGCCGCTGCAACAATTCGAGAGAGTCATAAGGTGA